The Vallitalea longa genomic sequence AATTTTAGAAAAGCTTTCGATGAAGAATTTTATTTTGTTGAAGAATATGAAAATTATTACAATGTTACTAGTAGAAAAGTTAGTAGAATGTTTGCCATAAGTTTAAATAAAGCATCAGAAAAAATATACATCAATAAAAATATAAGTGGAAAACCACCGATTTCTGTTTATATAGCTAGCAAAAAACTATTATCTTATAGTAAAGCAGAAAATTTAATAAAAAGTATGGATTTTAAACCTAACAAGATTGTTATAGAGAATTATGGTAATTATTGGTTTAAAGCGGTACATAAAAATATCAAAAAAGAACATGGTTATGAAAAAATTATTAAGAATATTAATCATCAAAAATACCAAATAGGATTTTTTGGTGATGGTTTAAATGATTTAGAAATGATGAAAAGAGTAGATATCAAATTTATTATGGGAAATGCTCATAATAAATTAAAGAACATTAGAAAAGGAATAATACTTACAGAATCATTATCAACTAGTCTTAACAATTTGTTATCAAAATATGTAGAAAATGAAAGTGAGGATACTTTTGAAGACTCCATTTGATGAATATTGTCTATATTACGATAATTACAAATACTTTATTAAAAAATATTCTAATTACTCATATGAAGAAATTAATAAATATGAGAAATTTAATTATAATTACGAATCACATTATATAAAGCAGTTAGAGAGATATATTCCTAATAAATTTATTAAAAATGATGTAAAAGATATAAATCTTATTTTATTAATAATGAGATGGGTTAATGAAAAACTGTTATATAAAAATATGATAGAAAAAAATATAAATAGCTTACATGCAGCAGATATTTTACTAGCTGCAAAAAAAAACAATAAAACAGTTAATTGTTTATGTCATGCTACAGTGTTAACAGAAACCTTGCTTTGTTTAGGATTTAAGGCAAAAACTATCAAATGTTTACCAATAGGTATGTTTCCCCAAGATAATCACTGTTTAACAATGGTATTTTGTAATAACAATAAAAAGTGGATAGCACTTGATCCCACATATAATTTATATTTTCAAGACAAAAATAGTAATTACTTAGCAATTCATGAAATTAGACAACTGATTTCTAATAATAAACAAGTAAATGTTCAATCAAATCATAGAATACAAAGTGATAATATAGAATTAATAAAAAAAATATATATTAAGTATATGGCTAAAAATTTATTTAGATTTTCAACTTATAAGAATGCAGTTTTTAAAGTTAGGGGTGAGATAGAGTATCAATTAATACCTAAAGACTATTTACCTTTGAATCAATATATAATCAAAACAAAAAAAAGAGATGTTACAATAAAATATATTTCCAATCCTAACTTTTTTTGGCAATTATGAAAGGATGAAAACAATGAAATATAAACCATCAAAATTTAATTTTAAAACATATTGTGATAATGACAACACAATGCTGTTATATAATTCTTATACAGGAACTGAGTCTTTAATTTGCGTCAAAAACAATAATAAGAAAAATCAGATAGAAAGAGCGTTGAATAAAAATGAGGTAACCCAACAAGATATTAAAAATCTCGATTTACTAGTACAAAAAGGTTATTTTATCCCTTATGAACAAAATGAAAATATTAAATTGTGTAGTAAGATTATTAAAGATAAAACTTTACCGATCCTACAACTTACTATACTGCCTACAGAAAAGTGTAATTTTAGATGCAAATATTGCTATGAATCACATACTAATGGAAATATGTCAAATATTGTACAAGAATCAATAGTTGAATTTGTAAGACGAAATATTCACAAATATTCAGGTTTACAGGTAAGTTGGTTTGGTGGAGAACCGTTAGAGGCATTAGATGTTGTTGAAAATTTATCATATAAATTTATAGAAATATGTAAAGTTGCCAAAAGAGAATACATCGCAGGAATAACAACGAATGGATATAACTTAACTTATGTAATATTTAATAGATTACTAAAATTAAAAATTTATAATTATCAAATAACAATAGATGGGTCAAAAAAAACACACGATAATTTGAGAATACTAAAAAATGGGGAAGGAACCTATGAAAAAATCGTTGATAATTTAATGCATATAAGAAAAAGTAAAAATAAGTTTTTTACAATTGCAATTAGAACAAACTTTTCTAAATCATCTTTATCAGAATTAGATGAAATCATAGAGCAATATAATAAACTGTTTGGAAAAGATAAACGTTTTAGATATTTCCCCAAAGTCATGGGTAAATGGAATGATGAATTTGATAAGTCAATAAATGATGAGTTAATAAATGAAGAAGATATTTTATATATTTATAAAACGCTTAATAATAAATTACATACTAATATGGATATTTATTTGAATTTCTTATCAGAACAAGGATTATGTAAAGCAGGTATGTTATATTCATATGTTATAGGTGCAGATGCAAAGATTTATAAATGTACACAAGACTTTCAATTAGAAGATAATAATATAGGATATCTATCTGAAAATGGAATCTTATATATAAATGAGGAAAAACATGCAAAATGGATATATCAAAATTTATCATTAAAGTGTAGTGATTGTTATTTTGTCGGTGCCTGTCAATCTAGAAGTTGTCCTAAAAAAAATATTATTAACAATTTAAATAATAGTAAAGTATTGAATACATGTCCAGATGAAAGAATTTACACTAAATATGTTTTACAAATTATAAATAGAAGTAATTTTACCATTGTAGAATCTTAAAAATATAAATTATGTAGATATGGAGGATAAATTTATGGATATAAGACTAAGTATAATGAAAGTATTAGATGAGATGGGAATTTATACTACAGATATTAACCTAAAAGAAGATATCGATTTAACAAAATATATAGCTGATTCAATAATGTTTATTAGCTTCGTTGTTGATTTGGAAGAAAAACTAAAAATTGAAATACCTGATGAATTACTTCAAGTAAAAAATATTGTTTCATTAAATGGATTTGCTAATTCCATTGAGTTATTGATTAAATAGCAAATTAATATGCGTATGTAGGGATTTATACAAATATATTGAGTATAACTTCTTTTACATATATAAAAAAGTAATAAGGAGGTGAATAATATGAAAAAAGAACTTAAAAAACCACAAAAAGCCACAAAAAGTTATAAAAAAGTAGCATTATATCATTCAGAAGGCAATAACTGTAGATGTTAAACGAATGGGATATAAGAACATTGAGAAGGAGGGATACACTATGAAAAAAGAACTTAAAAAGTCACGAAAAGCTACAAAAAGTTATAAAAAAGTGGCGCTGTATTATTCAGAAGGCAATAACTGCAGATGTTAATAGGTGTGAAATTTAGAAGGTTGTAAAATTAAAACGGTATCTTATTTAACATTATATTTTTTAAAATGCAATACAAATATTATTGTATAAATATTGTTAAAAAAGAGCCGTTTTATTTACTTTAATTAGCAACTGATTAACCTTAATAAGATTGTAAGTTATTTAAAAGGTATGAAAGTGGTGGTAATATAATGGAAAATAAAAAAGTTAAAATAGCTATAGTTGACAGTGGGCTTAGAAAAGGATTAATACCTTCGGATGTTACAAATTTTATTAATCTAAAACTTAATAATAATGGTGGTTTAATAATTGACGAGAATTGTATGGATAACAATGGACATGGTACAGCAATATATTCAATAGTAGAAAAGGTAAATCAATTTAGTGATATAACTGTTATTAAAATATTTGATGAAAATGAATATATCACTGAAGATACACTTATAAAAGCTTTAGAGTTTATTAATGAAAATTTAAATATAAATATAATTAATTTGAGTTTAGGATTAAATATTTGTGATAAATACAATGAATTTTATGATATATGCGAAAAATTAAAGAAAAAGGGTACAATTATTATATCAGCGTTTGATAATGCTGGATGTATGTCTTATCCAGCTGTTTTTGATAATGTTATAGGCGTTACTTCTAGTAATATATGCAAACGAGTTAATGATTTTGAATATTTTGATGACGAAATTCTTAATATAGGTGCTAAGGGTAGTATTCAGCGTGTTGCTTGGGTTAACCCTAAGTATTTAATGATAGGTGGTAATAGTTTTGCATGTGCACATGTTACTGTTCAAGTAGCTAAATTTATGAGAGAAGGCGTGAAGTTATATAAAGATATATTGGAAAAATTTAAAGATATAGCTATAAATAGTAATGAATTTAACTTTATTAAAGATGAAAAAAAAGTATTTGAAATTAAAAATGCTATACTTTTCCCATTTAATAAGGAAATGCACAGTTTAATTCGTTATGAAAATTTACTGGAATTTAATATTATAGATATATATGATATTAAATACTCAGCAAAAATAAATGCATCAACCCAACATATTATGAAAGATAGAAATGTAAAAGATTATAAAATTAAAAATATAGAAGATATTGATTGGAAAAGTTTTGATACATTAATAATGGGTCATACAGTAGAGTTATCCGATTTAACTAAATTGACTAAGGGTATTATACGAGAAGCAATTAGTAGAGAAAAGAATTTATACATTTTTGATGATATAAAAGAACTAAAATCAATAGAAACTAGAAAAAATATATTTATACCAAGAGTAAGTAAAGATAATGTAATACCGAATAGGTTTGGAAAATTGTTTAGAATATCAAAACCTGTAATAGGAGTTTTTGGTACAAGTTCTAGACAAGGTAAGTTTACTTTACAGTTAAAATTAAGAGAAATTTTGTTGAATTATGGTTATAACATTGGACAAATAGGGACAGAACCTTCTGCATTGCTGTACGGAATGGATTATGTTTATCCTATGGGGTATAATAGTTCTGTTTATATAAAGGAATTTGATACAATAAGATATCTTAATAATTGTATTAACCAGTTATGTATAGAAGATAAAGATTTAATTATTGTGGGGTCACAGTCAGGTACTATACCTTATGATACTGGAAACTTAGCTTTGTATAATATTCCACAGTTCAATTTTATAATGGGAACTCAACCAGATGTGGTACTATTATGTGTGAATTTCCATGATGATTTTGATTATATTGAGAGAACAATAAAATTTATAGAATCGAGTGTAGATTGTAAAGTTATATCGTTAATTGTTTTTCCAATGAAATTAAAAAATGATTGGATGGGTATGTACGGTGGAAAAGAAGAAATGACTTTTGATGATTTTGAAGCTAAATGTCAATTGCTAAGAAAAAGATTTAATGTGGATATTTATAAGCTAGGAAATGAAGAGCATATGAAGCGTTTAGTTGACCTAATAATACAGTATTTTTCTAAAGAATATTAAATAAATAGATATATAATGGATTTTCTATTAAAATTCAAGTATATAGGAGGAAAATTCAAGTGAGAGAAATATTTAAAGCGTATAAGCTTTTATATGGGTTTGGAAGAAAGTATTGCAAATTACTTTTGTACAAAGTGTTTATATTGGCAATTATAGCAGGATTATTAGCACCTGTTGGAATTTATGTTGATAAAGAAATTATAAATAGAGCCTTATTATCAGCGAAATTTAAGAATTTCGATATAACAAGCCTTATACCATTATTTATAGCTTTTGCTATAATAGCGCTACTAAAACAATTTTTATCTGATCTTAGTTATGGATATTACAGTCAAAAATTTCAACTAGTTATTAGAACAAAAGTAAGAGGAGAATTACTAGAAAAAGCATCCAAAATAAAATATGAGTATTTTGAAGATGAAAAGACAGTGGAAATCATTGATAGGACATTTAATGATTTTGATAATTCAGTACGCTTACTATTTCCTATGTATGTTGTGTATTTTCTTACAAGTTCAATATCTTTAGTAGGTTTTATTGTATTTACAGCTAAACAAGCATGGTGGGTACCACTAGTGCTATTATTACCATTCTTTCCATATCTGTTTTTACAATATATTAAACGATATGACTTTT encodes the following:
- a CDS encoding HAD-IIB family hydrolase, with the translated sequence MNNNVSFNSYIDNCMNYDKQLIIYFDIDGTLINNNGDYKICINKINRLKKRGVLISIATGRSFVEANKIIEDIKPNFPCILSDGKVIFDYEKKYYMDCVFLPLNEYRNFRKAFDEEFYFVEEYENYYNVTSRKVSRMFAISLNKASEKIYINKNISGKPPISVYIASKKLLSYSKAENLIKSMDFKPNKIVIENYGNYWFKAVHKNIKKEHGYEKIIKNINHQKYQIGFFGDGLNDLEMMKRVDIKFIMGNAHNKLKNIRKGIILTESLSTSLNNLLSKYVENESEDTFEDSI
- a CDS encoding radical SAM/SPASM domain-containing protein, with translation MKYKPSKFNFKTYCDNDNTMLLYNSYTGTESLICVKNNNKKNQIERALNKNEVTQQDIKNLDLLVQKGYFIPYEQNENIKLCSKIIKDKTLPILQLTILPTEKCNFRCKYCYESHTNGNMSNIVQESIVEFVRRNIHKYSGLQVSWFGGEPLEALDVVENLSYKFIEICKVAKREYIAGITTNGYNLTYVIFNRLLKLKIYNYQITIDGSKKTHDNLRILKNGEGTYEKIVDNLMHIRKSKNKFFTIAIRTNFSKSSLSELDEIIEQYNKLFGKDKRFRYFPKVMGKWNDEFDKSINDELINEEDILYIYKTLNNKLHTNMDIYLNFLSEQGLCKAGMLYSYVIGADAKIYKCTQDFQLEDNNIGYLSENGILYINEEKHAKWIYQNLSLKCSDCYFVGACQSRSCPKKNIINNLNNSKVLNTCPDERIYTKYVLQIINRSNFTIVES
- a CDS encoding phosphopantetheine-binding protein; its protein translation is MDIRLSIMKVLDEMGIYTTDINLKEDIDLTKYIADSIMFISFVVDLEEKLKIEIPDELLQVKNIVSLNGFANSIELLIK
- a CDS encoding S8 family serine peptidase, which encodes MENKKVKIAIVDSGLRKGLIPSDVTNFINLKLNNNGGLIIDENCMDNNGHGTAIYSIVEKVNQFSDITVIKIFDENEYITEDTLIKALEFINENLNINIINLSLGLNICDKYNEFYDICEKLKKKGTIIISAFDNAGCMSYPAVFDNVIGVTSSNICKRVNDFEYFDDEILNIGAKGSIQRVAWVNPKYLMIGGNSFACAHVTVQVAKFMREGVKLYKDILEKFKDIAINSNEFNFIKDEKKVFEIKNAILFPFNKEMHSLIRYENLLEFNIIDIYDIKYSAKINASTQHIMKDRNVKDYKIKNIEDIDWKSFDTLIMGHTVELSDLTKLTKGIIREAISREKNLYIFDDIKELKSIETRKNIFIPRVSKDNVIPNRFGKLFRISKPVIGVFGTSSRQGKFTLQLKLREILLNYGYNIGQIGTEPSALLYGMDYVYPMGYNSSVYIKEFDTIRYLNNCINQLCIEDKDLIIVGSQSGTIPYDTGNLALYNIPQFNFIMGTQPDVVLLCVNFHDDFDYIERTIKFIESSVDCKVISLIVFPMKLKNDWMGMYGGKEEMTFDDFEAKCQLLRKRFNVDIYKLGNEEHMKRLVDLIIQYFSKEY